The following proteins come from a genomic window of Sorex araneus isolate mSorAra2 chromosome 1, mSorAra2.pri, whole genome shotgun sequence:
- the ZBTB5 gene encoding zinc finger and BTB domain-containing protein 5 isoform X1: protein MAWSPARIMDFPGHFEQIFQQLNYQRLHGQLCDCVIVVGNRHFKAHRSVLAACSTHFRALFSVAEGDQTMNMIQLDSEVVTAEAFAALIDMMYTSTLMLGESNVMDVLLAASHLHLNSVVKACKHYLTTRTLPMSPPSERVQEQSARIQRSFMLQQLGLSIVSSALNSTQGGEEQPAPLSSSMRSNLDQRTPFPMRRLHKRKQSAEERARQRLRPTLDESAISDVTPESGPPGVHSREEFFSPDSLKIVDNPKADGMTDNQEDSTLLFDQSFGAQEDAQVPSQSDNSASNMAQLSMASRATQVETSFEPEAPAEKSGFQCENPDVGLGEKEHMRVVVKSEPLSSPEPQDEVSDVTSQAEGSESVEVEGVVVSAEKIDLSPESSDRSFSDPQSSTDRVGDIHILEVTNNLEHKSTFSISNFLNKSRGNNFSANQNNDDNIPNTTSDCRLEGEAPYLLSPEAGPAGGPSSAPVSHVENPFSEPADSHFVRPMQEVMGMPCVQTSGYQGEQFGMDFSRSGLGLHSSFSRVMMGSPRGGASNFPYYRRIAPKMPVVTSVRSSQIPENPASSQLLMNGASSSFENGHPSQPGPPQLTRASADVLSKCKKALSEHNVLVVEGARKYACKICCKTFLTLTDCKKHIRVHTGEKPYACLKCGKRFSQSSHLYKHSKTTCLRWQSSNLPSSLL, encoded by the exons ATGGCCTGGTCACCTGCCAG GATCATGGATTTCCCTGGACACTTTGAACAAATCTTCCAGCAGCTAAACTACCAGAGACTTCATGGGCAGCTCTGTGACTGCGTCATCGTGGTGGGGAATCGACACTTTAAAGCCCACCGCTCTGTGCTCGCGGCCTGCAGCACTCATTTCCGAGCCTTGTTCTCGGTGGCTGAGGGAGATCAGACCATGAACATGATCCAGCTGGACAGTGAGGTGGTGACAGCGGAGGCCTTTGCCGCACTGATTGACATGATGTACACCTCCACGCTCATGCTGGGGGAGAGCAATGTTATGGATGTCTTACTGGCGGCCTCCCACCTACACTTGAACTCTGTTGTTAAGGCCTGTAAACATTACCTGACGACCAGGACACTGCCCATGTCTCCGCCCAGCGAGCGTGTTCAGGAGCAGAGTGCCCGCATCCAGCGCTCCTTTATGCTGCAGCAGCTGGGACTAAGCATCGTCAGCTCAGCCCTTAACTCCACCCAGGGGGGTGAGGAGCAGCCGGCACCCCTGAGCTCTTCAATGCGCAGTAACCTGGACCAGCGGACACCCTTCCCCATGAGACGCCTTCACAAGCGTAAACAGTCGGCCGAGGAGCGGGCTCGGCAGCGCCTCCGGCCTACCTTGGATGAGTCTGCCATTTCTGATGTCACACCTGAGAGCGGGCCGCCAGGGGTGCATTCGCGGGAGGAGTTCTTCTCGCCCGACTCTCTAAAGATTGTGGATAACCCGAAGGCTGATGGCATGACAGACAACCAGGAGGACAGCACCCTCCTGTTTGACCAGTCATTTGGTGCTCAAGAAGATGCCCAGGTGCCCAGCCAGTCTGACAATAGTGCGAGCAACATGGCCCAGCTGTCCATGGCCTCACGTGCAACTCAGGTGGAGACCAGCTTTGagccagaagctccagcagagaAAAGTGGTTTTCAGTGTGAAAACCCTGATGTTGGCCTTGGGGAGAAAGAACACATGCGGGTGGTGGTGAAGTCAGAGCCCCTGAGTTCCCCTGAGCCTCAGGACGAGGTGAGTGATGTGACCTCACAGGCCGAAGGCAGCGAGTCTGTGGAGGTAGAGGGGGTTGTGGTCAGTGCCGAGAAGATCGACCTCAGCCCTGAGAGCAGTGACCGGAGCTTCTCTGATCCACAGTCTAGCACTGACAGGGTTGGTGACATCCACATTTTGGAAGTCACAAATAACCTAGAACATAAATCCACTTTCAgcatttcaaattttcttaacAAGAGCAGAGGAAACAACTTTAgtgcaaatcagaacaatgatGATAATATCCCAAATACCACCAGTGACTGCAGGCTGGAGGGTGAGGCCCCCTATCTGTTGAGTCCAGAGGCTGGGCCTGCAGGCGGGCCCTCCTCTGCCCCTGTCTCCCACGTGGAGAACCCGTTCAGTGAGCCTGCAGACTCCCACTTTGTTCGGCCCATGCAGGAAGTGATGGGCATGCCGTGTGTGCAGACCTCAGGCTACCAAGGAGAACAGTTTGGGATGGATTTTTCCAGATCTGGTTTGGGCCTCCACTCCTCCTTCTCCAGGGTAATGATGGGCTCCCCAAGAGGAGGAGCCAGCAACTTCCCGTACTACCGCCGCATAGCTCCCAAAATGCCAGTTGTAACCTCTGTGAGGAGCTCACAGATCCCAGAAAACCCAGCTAGCTCCCAGCTACTGATGAACGGGGCCTCATCCTCCTTTGAAAATGGCCATCcctcccagcctggccctccGCAGTTGACCAGGGCATCTGCTGACGTCCTGTCCAAGTGCAAGAAGGCCTTATCGGAGCACAATGTCTTGGTTGTAGAGGGAGCTCGCAAGTATGCCTGCAAAATCTGCTGCAAGACTTTTCTAACCTTGACAGATTGCAAGAAGCACATCCGTGTTCACACAGGTGAGAAACCCTATGCCTGCCTCAAGTGCGGCAAGAGGTTCAGCCAATCCAGCCACCTGTACAAACATTCCAAGACCACCTGTCTGCGCTGGCAGAGCAGCAACCTACCCAGCAGCCTGCTCTAA
- the ZBTB5 gene encoding zinc finger and BTB domain-containing protein 5 isoform X2 encodes MDFPGHFEQIFQQLNYQRLHGQLCDCVIVVGNRHFKAHRSVLAACSTHFRALFSVAEGDQTMNMIQLDSEVVTAEAFAALIDMMYTSTLMLGESNVMDVLLAASHLHLNSVVKACKHYLTTRTLPMSPPSERVQEQSARIQRSFMLQQLGLSIVSSALNSTQGGEEQPAPLSSSMRSNLDQRTPFPMRRLHKRKQSAEERARQRLRPTLDESAISDVTPESGPPGVHSREEFFSPDSLKIVDNPKADGMTDNQEDSTLLFDQSFGAQEDAQVPSQSDNSASNMAQLSMASRATQVETSFEPEAPAEKSGFQCENPDVGLGEKEHMRVVVKSEPLSSPEPQDEVSDVTSQAEGSESVEVEGVVVSAEKIDLSPESSDRSFSDPQSSTDRVGDIHILEVTNNLEHKSTFSISNFLNKSRGNNFSANQNNDDNIPNTTSDCRLEGEAPYLLSPEAGPAGGPSSAPVSHVENPFSEPADSHFVRPMQEVMGMPCVQTSGYQGEQFGMDFSRSGLGLHSSFSRVMMGSPRGGASNFPYYRRIAPKMPVVTSVRSSQIPENPASSQLLMNGASSSFENGHPSQPGPPQLTRASADVLSKCKKALSEHNVLVVEGARKYACKICCKTFLTLTDCKKHIRVHTGEKPYACLKCGKRFSQSSHLYKHSKTTCLRWQSSNLPSSLL; translated from the coding sequence ATGGATTTCCCTGGACACTTTGAACAAATCTTCCAGCAGCTAAACTACCAGAGACTTCATGGGCAGCTCTGTGACTGCGTCATCGTGGTGGGGAATCGACACTTTAAAGCCCACCGCTCTGTGCTCGCGGCCTGCAGCACTCATTTCCGAGCCTTGTTCTCGGTGGCTGAGGGAGATCAGACCATGAACATGATCCAGCTGGACAGTGAGGTGGTGACAGCGGAGGCCTTTGCCGCACTGATTGACATGATGTACACCTCCACGCTCATGCTGGGGGAGAGCAATGTTATGGATGTCTTACTGGCGGCCTCCCACCTACACTTGAACTCTGTTGTTAAGGCCTGTAAACATTACCTGACGACCAGGACACTGCCCATGTCTCCGCCCAGCGAGCGTGTTCAGGAGCAGAGTGCCCGCATCCAGCGCTCCTTTATGCTGCAGCAGCTGGGACTAAGCATCGTCAGCTCAGCCCTTAACTCCACCCAGGGGGGTGAGGAGCAGCCGGCACCCCTGAGCTCTTCAATGCGCAGTAACCTGGACCAGCGGACACCCTTCCCCATGAGACGCCTTCACAAGCGTAAACAGTCGGCCGAGGAGCGGGCTCGGCAGCGCCTCCGGCCTACCTTGGATGAGTCTGCCATTTCTGATGTCACACCTGAGAGCGGGCCGCCAGGGGTGCATTCGCGGGAGGAGTTCTTCTCGCCCGACTCTCTAAAGATTGTGGATAACCCGAAGGCTGATGGCATGACAGACAACCAGGAGGACAGCACCCTCCTGTTTGACCAGTCATTTGGTGCTCAAGAAGATGCCCAGGTGCCCAGCCAGTCTGACAATAGTGCGAGCAACATGGCCCAGCTGTCCATGGCCTCACGTGCAACTCAGGTGGAGACCAGCTTTGagccagaagctccagcagagaAAAGTGGTTTTCAGTGTGAAAACCCTGATGTTGGCCTTGGGGAGAAAGAACACATGCGGGTGGTGGTGAAGTCAGAGCCCCTGAGTTCCCCTGAGCCTCAGGACGAGGTGAGTGATGTGACCTCACAGGCCGAAGGCAGCGAGTCTGTGGAGGTAGAGGGGGTTGTGGTCAGTGCCGAGAAGATCGACCTCAGCCCTGAGAGCAGTGACCGGAGCTTCTCTGATCCACAGTCTAGCACTGACAGGGTTGGTGACATCCACATTTTGGAAGTCACAAATAACCTAGAACATAAATCCACTTTCAgcatttcaaattttcttaacAAGAGCAGAGGAAACAACTTTAgtgcaaatcagaacaatgatGATAATATCCCAAATACCACCAGTGACTGCAGGCTGGAGGGTGAGGCCCCCTATCTGTTGAGTCCAGAGGCTGGGCCTGCAGGCGGGCCCTCCTCTGCCCCTGTCTCCCACGTGGAGAACCCGTTCAGTGAGCCTGCAGACTCCCACTTTGTTCGGCCCATGCAGGAAGTGATGGGCATGCCGTGTGTGCAGACCTCAGGCTACCAAGGAGAACAGTTTGGGATGGATTTTTCCAGATCTGGTTTGGGCCTCCACTCCTCCTTCTCCAGGGTAATGATGGGCTCCCCAAGAGGAGGAGCCAGCAACTTCCCGTACTACCGCCGCATAGCTCCCAAAATGCCAGTTGTAACCTCTGTGAGGAGCTCACAGATCCCAGAAAACCCAGCTAGCTCCCAGCTACTGATGAACGGGGCCTCATCCTCCTTTGAAAATGGCCATCcctcccagcctggccctccGCAGTTGACCAGGGCATCTGCTGACGTCCTGTCCAAGTGCAAGAAGGCCTTATCGGAGCACAATGTCTTGGTTGTAGAGGGAGCTCGCAAGTATGCCTGCAAAATCTGCTGCAAGACTTTTCTAACCTTGACAGATTGCAAGAAGCACATCCGTGTTCACACAGGTGAGAAACCCTATGCCTGCCTCAAGTGCGGCAAGAGGTTCAGCCAATCCAGCCACCTGTACAAACATTCCAAGACCACCTGTCTGCGCTGGCAGAGCAGCAACCTACCCAGCAGCCTGCTCTAA
- the GRHPR gene encoding glyoxylate reductase/hydroxypyruvate reductase, whose amino-acid sequence MKLARLMKVFVTRRIPPEGRAALAGAADCEVEQWDSDEPIPSKELERGVAGAHGLLCLLTDRVDQKILDAAGANLKVISTLSVGVDHLALDEIKKRGIRVGYTPDVLTDATAELAVSLLLTTCRRLPEAMEEVKNGGWTSWKPLWMCGYGLTHSTVGIIGLGRIGQAIARRLKPFGVQRFLYSGRQPRPQEAAEFQAEFVPTSQLAAESDFVVVACSLTPATKGLCNQDFFQRMKNTAVFVNISRGDVVNQDDLYQALASGRIAGAGLDVTTPEPLPTDHPLLSLKNCVILPHIGSATHRTRNTMSLLAANNLLAGLRGEPMPSELKL is encoded by the exons ATGAAGCTCGCGCGGCTCATGAAGGTGTTCGTCACGCGCAGGATCCCcccggagggccgggccgcgctcGCCGGGGCTGCAGA CTGTGAGGTGGAGCAGTGGGACTCGGATGAGCCCATCCCCAGCAAGGAGCTGGAGCGCGGCGTGGCGGGTGCACACGGCCTGCTGTGTCTGCTCACCGACCGCGTGGACCAGAAGATCCTGGACGCTGCAG GAGCCAACCTCAAGGTCATCAGCACGCTGTCTGTGGGCGTGGACCACTTGGCTTTGGATGAAATCAAGAAGCG TGGGATTCGCGTGGGCTACACCCCGGATGTGCTGACGGACGCCACGGCGGAGCTGGCCGTCTCCCTGCTGCTCACCACCTGTCGCCGGCTGCCCGAGGCCATGGAGGAGGTGAAGAA CGGCGGCTGGACGTCCTGGAAACCCCTGTGGATGTGCGGCTACGGCCTGACGCACAGCACCGTCGGCATCATCGGGCTGGGCCGCATAG GTCAGGCCATAGCCCGGCGCCTGAAGCCCTTTGGCGTCCAGAGGTTTTTGTACAGCGGGCGCCAGCCCCGGCCCCAGGAAGCCGCGGAGTTCCAGGCGGAGTTTG tgCCCACCAGCCAGCTGGCCGCCGAGTCTGATTTCGTCGTTGTGGCCTGTTCCTTAACCCCTGCCACCAAGGGTCTCTGCAACCAGGACTTCTTCCAGCGGATGAAGAACACGGCAGTGTTTGTCAACATCAGCAG GGGAGACGTGGTGAACCAGGATGACCTATACCAGGCCTTGGCCAGTGGGCGAATCGCAGGTGCGGGCCTAGATGTGACCACCCCAGAACCCCTGCCCACAGACCACCCTCTCCTGAGCCTCAAGAACTGCG TGATCCTGCCCCACATTGGCAGTGCCACCCACAGAACCCGGAACACCATGTCGCTGCTGGCAGCTAACAACCTGCTGGCCGGCCTGAGAGGGGAGCCGATGCCCAGTGAACTCAAGCTGTAG